The Enterobacter asburiae genomic sequence AGGTCCTCATCCTCAACCAGAAATTGAGTGAGTTTGCCCCATCCATGCCCCACGCAGTGGGATCGGATGGTTATTAATTATAAATATCATTAGGTTAGTTAACCTAAACCTGCATCCCCATGACTTCCTGATACGCCGACACCAGCTTGTTACGCACCTGGATCCCCATCTGCAGGGAAACCGAGGCTTTTTGCAAATCGGTCATCACATCATTCAGCGCCACGCCCGGCTCACCGAGGGTGAACTTTTCTGCCTGAGTGCGCGCGGCGGTCTGGGTATCACTGATACGGTCAAGAGCGGCATGCAGTTGCCCTGCGAAGCTGATGCTCGGCTGCTGATCTGCCACATTCTGATTACGGGCCGTCATCGCCGTTGCCTGCAACTGACTGATTACCCCTTCAATGCCCTGTATAGCCATGACTCTCCCCTGGATGGTTTTTTACGCGGTCAAGACTAACAGCTTGTCAATAAGATAATGGCGGTAAATAGCGTGAAAAAACCAGGTTATTTGACGCATAGAAAATCACGAATCATCAAATAATGGCAGGGCCATCAATATGGAACTTTTGTCGTGTTTGCCGACCCGGGAGTCAGTTTTGTTTCTCTACACGAATAACGTAAACCACCAGGATTTAAGAGGTGCGCAATGAGTGCAACAGCATCGACAGCGCCGCAGAATAAATCACTCGAGTGGATGAACCGCCTTCGCGCGAATCCTAAAATCCCGTTGATCGTGGCAGGCGCTGCCGCAATTGCGATCCTTGTAGCGATGGTCCTGTGGGCGAAAAGCCCTGATTACCGGACGCTCTACAGCAACCTTTCCGATCAGGATGGCGGCGCCATCGTCACCCAGCTGACCCAGATGAACATCCCTTATCGCTTTGCCGATAATGGCGGTGCGCTTGAGGTACCGGCAGATAAGGTGCACGAACTGCGTCTGCGTCTGGCCCAGCAGGGGCTGCCGAAGGGCGGTGCCGTCGGCTTTGAGCTGCTGGATCAGGAAAAATTCGGTATCAGCCAGTTCAGCGAGCAGGTGAACTACCAGCGTGCGCTGGAAGGTGAACTGGCCCGCACCATTGAAACGTTAGGCCCAGTGAAGAGTGCCCGCGTGCACCTGGCGATGCCTAAACCTTCTTTATTTGTCCGTGAACAGAAATCACCTTCGGCTTCCGTTACCGTGAACCTCCAAGCTGGCCGCGCGCTGGACGAAGGGCAAATCAGCGCGGTGACGCATCTCGTCTCCAGCGCCGTCGCCGGTCTGCCGCCGGGTAACGTGACGCTGGTCGACCAAAGCGGTCACCTGCTGACGCAATCCAATACCGCCGGTCGCGATCTGAATGACGCGCAGCTGAAATATGCCGCCGATGTCGAAAACCGTCTCCAGCGCCGTATTGAAGCCATCCTCGGCCCGGTGGTGGGTAACAGCAACGTGCACGCGCAGGTTACCGCGCAGATCGACTTCGCGAATAAAGAACAAACCGAAGAGCAATACAGCCCGAACGGCGACGCGGCTCAGGCGGTGATGCGTTCACGCCAGATCAATTCGAACGAGCAGGTCGGCGGTGCCTACCCGGGCGGCGTGCCGGGCGCACTGTCTAACCAGCCTGCACCGGCTAACGCGGCACCGATCTCTACGCCGCCGGCCAATCAGCAGAACGGTCAGCAAAATAATCAGCAGACTACCTCAACGACCAGTAACGCCGGTCCGCGTACCAGCAGTCGTAACGAAACCACGAACTACGAAGTGGATCGGACGATTCGCCACACTAAACTGAACGTGGGCGATATTCAGCGTCTTTCCGTTGCGGTGGTGGTGAACTACAAAACGCTGGCGGATGGCAAACCGCTGCCGTTGACCGCCGAGCAGATGAAGCAGATTGAAAACCTGACCCGTGAAGCGATGGGTTACTCCGAGAAGCGCGGCGATACCCTCAACGTGGTGAACTCACCGTTCAACTCGGTTGAAGAGACCGGCGGTGAACTGCCGTTCTGGCAACAGCAGGCGTTTATCGACCAGCTGATGTCCGCAGGACGCTGGCTGCTGGTGCTGATTGTCGCGTGGCTGCTGTGGCGTAAGGGCGTTCGTCCTCAGCTTCAGCGTCGTGCTGAAGCCGAGAAAGCGGCTCGCGAACAGATGAACACGCGTCAGGAAACGGAAGAAGCGGTTGAAGTTCGCCTCAGCAAAGATGAACAGATGCAGCAGCGTCGTGCTAACCAGCGCATGGGCGCTGAGGTCATGAGCCAGCGCATTCGCGAAATGTCAGATAACGATCCGCGCGTCGTGGCGCTGGTCATCCGCCAGTGGATGGGTAACGAACATGAGTAATACGCTTACGGGCACCGATAAAAGCGTCATCCTGCTGATGACCATTGGCGAAGATCGCGCGGCAGAGGTGTTTAAACACCTCTCCCAGCGAGAAGTGCAAATTCTCAGTGCGGCCATGGCCAACGTGCGTCAGATCTCCAACAAGCAGCTGACCGAAGTGCTGGCAGAGTTTGAACAGGAAGCCGAACAGTTTGCCGCGCTGAACGTCAACGCCAACGACTACCTGCGCTCCGTGCTGGTCAAGGCGCTGGGCGAAGAGCGTGCATCCAGCCTGCTGGAAGACATTCTGGAAACCCGCGATACCGCCAGCGGTATCGAAACGCTCAACTTTATGGAGCCGCAGAGTGCCGCCGACCTTATTCGCGACGAGCACCCGCAGATTATCGCCACCATCCTTGTCCACCTCAAGCGTGGCCAGGCGGCCGATATTCTGGCGCTGTTCGAAGAGCGCCTGCGTCACGATGTGATGCTGCGTATCGCGACCTTCGGCGGCGTCCAGCCGGCCGCGCTGGCGGAGCTGACCGAAGTGCTGAACAACCTGCTCGACGGTCAGAACCTCAAGCGCAGCAAAATGGGCGGCGTGAGAACGGCGGCGGAAATCATCAACCTGATGAAAACGCAGCAGGAGGAGGCCGTCATTACGGCGGTTCGCGAATTCGACGGCGAGCTGGCACAGAAAATCATCGACGAGATGTTCCTGTTCGAAAACCTCGTCGAAGTGGACGACCGCAGCATCCAGCGCCTGCTCCAGGAAGTGGATTCCGAGTCGCTGCTTATCGCCCTCAAAGGCGCCGAGCAGCCGCTGCGCGAGAAGTTCCTGCGCAACATGTCTCAACGTGCGGCCGATATCCTGCGCGACGACCTTGCCAACCGCGGCCCGGTTCGTCTTTCCCAGGTGGAAAACGAACAGAAAGCCATTCTGCTTATTGTTCGTCGTCTGGCGGAAACCGGCGAGATGGTGATTGGCAGCGGAGACGACACCTATGTCTAATGAGCTGCCCTGGAAGCGCTGGACGCCGGACGATCTGGCGCCTCCCCTCTCCGAGTTCACGCCGGCCGTCATCGCAGCCGAGGAGCTTGACCCGGACGTCGAGCAGCCCGAGCTGACCGAAGAGGAGCAGCAGGCACAGATGCTGGCGCAGCTGCAAATGCAGGCGCACGAGCAGGGCTATAACGCCGGTCTGAACGAAGGCCGCCAGAAAGGCCACGAGCAGGGGTATCAGGAAGGTCTGGCGAAAGGGTTAGAGCACGGTATTGATCAGGCGCGCCAGCAGCAGGCGCCGATCCATGCCCGCATGCAGCAGTTGGTCAGCGAGTTTCAGCACACCCTGGACGCGCTGGACAGCGTGATTGCCTCGCGACTGATGCAGATGGCGCTGGAAGCCGCCCGTCAGGTTATCGGCCAGACGCCCGTGGTGGATAACACTGCGCTGATCAAACAAATTCAGGGTCTGCTTCAGCAGGAGCCGCTGTTCAGCGGGAAACCTCAGCTGCGCGTCCATCCGGACGACCTGCAGCGCGTTGAAGAAAGCCTGGGCGCGACGCTTAACCTCCACGGCTGGCGTCTACGCGGCGATCCGTCGCTACATCACGGCGGCTGCAAAGTCTCTGCCGATGAAGGCGATCTGGATGCCAGCGTCGCCACCCGCTGGCAGGAACTGTGCCGCCTGGCGGCACCGGGAGTCGTCTGATGACCGCGCGCCTCACCCGCTGGCTCACCACGCTCGACAACTTTGAGACGAAGATGGCGCTACTGCCATCTGTTCGTCGTTATGGGCGACTGACGCGCGCCACCGGCCTGGTTCTCGAAGCCACCGGCCTGCAGCTTCCGCTGGGCGCGACCTGCGTCATCGAGCGTCAGGATGGTCTGGAAACGCGTGAAGTTGAAAGCGAAGTGGTCGGATTTAACGGCCAGCGCCTGTTCCTGATGCCGCTTGAAGAGGTGGAAGGCATTCTGCCCGGCGCGCGCGTGTACGCCAAAAATATTTCTGGCGATGGGCTGCAAAGCGGGAAACAGCTGCCGCTTGGCCCTGCTCTGCTGGGCCGCGTGCTGGACGGCAGCGGGAAACCGCTCGACGGGCTGCCCTCCCCGGACACCACCGAAACCGGCGCGCTGATCACCCAGCCGTTCAACCCCCTGCAGCGTACCCCTATTGAGCATGTGCTGGATACCGGCGTGCGCCCGATTAACGCCCTGCTGACCGTGGGACGTGGACAGCGTATGGGCCTGTTCGCCGGCTCAGGCGTAGGCAAATCCGTCCTGCTCGGCATGATGGCGCGTTATACCCAGGCCGACGTAATCGTCGTGGGGCTGATCGGCGAACGTGGTCGTGAAGTAAAAGACTTTATTGAAAACATTCTGGGTGCGGAAGGCCGCGCCCGCTCGGTGGTGATCGCCGCACCGGCAGACGTGTCGCCGCTGCTGCGCATGCAGGGTGCCGCGTATGCCACCCGTATCGCCGAAGATTTTCGTGACCGCGGCAAGCACGTGCTGCTGATCATGGATTCCCTGACCCGTTACGCGATGGCGCAGCGTGAAATCGCGCTGGCCATCGGTGAGCCACCGGCGACCAAAGGCTACCCGCCTTCGGTCTTCGCCAAACTCCCTGCGCTGGTGGAACGCGCGGGGAACGGCATCAGCGGCGGAGGATCCATCACCGCGTTCTATACGGTACTGACGGAAGGCGATGACCAGCAGGACCCGATTGCCGACTCCGCGCGCGCGATCCTTGACGGTCATATTGTGCTGTCGCGTCGTCTGGCCGAAGCCGGGCACTACCCGGCCATCGATATTGAAGCCTCTATCAGCCGCGCAATGACGGCGCTGATAACCGAGAAGCACTACGCCCGCGTGCGTAACTTCAAACAACTGCTTTCCAGCTTCCAGCGCAACCGCGATCTGGTCAGCGTGGGGGCGTATGCCAAAGGCAGCGACCCGATGCTCGACAAGGCGATTAGCCTGTGGCCACAGCTGGAGGCATTTTTGCAACAAGGCATTTTTGAACGCGCCGACTGGGAAGATTCAATTCAGGCACTGGAGCTGATTTTCCCGCAGGTGTAACACAGGTGGAGGGCGAAGGTCATGGCGCAAAACAGCGCGTTATCAACGCTGAAAGATCTGGCTGAAAAAGAAGTTGATGATGCCGCATTGCAGCTAGGCGCAATGCGACGCGGGTGCCAGCAGGCTGAAGAACAGTTGAAGATGTTGATCGACTATCAGCATGAATATCGCACCAACCTCAATACCGATATGACACAGGGCATTGGAAGCCAGCGCTGGATTAACTATCAGCAGTTTATCCAGACGCTGGAGAAGGCGATAGATCAGCATCGCCAGCAGCTTAACCAGTGGACCCAGAAAGTCGATACCGCGCTGAATTTCTGGCGCGAGAAGAAGCAGCGGCTGCAGGCCTGGCAGACTTTACAGGACCGACAGATCGCGGCAACGACCCTGGCGGAAAACCGTCTGGATCAGAAGAAAATGGATGAGTTTGCCCAGCGCGCATCAATGAGGAAACCGGAATGATCACACTGCAACAACTGCTGATGAGCGACAGCGACCTGTCAGGCGGCACGCAAACGGGGAAAGGCACCGACGGTGCACAGGACTTTCTCTCTCTGCTGGCGGGCGCCCTGTCGGACGCAACGGGCAAGGGCAAAGATGCGCCGCTGACCCTGGCTGACCTGAAAGCCGCCGGCAGTAAACTGTCGAAAGTGGCTCAGGACGCCAAAGGGGATACCACCTTGCAGGCAAAAATTGCCGACCTGCTCTCGCGCCAGCCCGCGCTGAACGGCGATGAAACGTCGCCCGTCACGTCGCTTGATACGCTGGTTTCCGGGCTGGTGCCGCTGTCTAAGGGCGACGCGCTGAAGACGCTCAATGTGGCAAACGGCAAAGATGACGGTAAGAGCGAGCTGAGCGAAGAAGAGCTGGCCGGATTAAGCGCGCTAATGGCGATGCTGCCGCACCAGCAGCAAACTACCGCCTCTCGCGTGGCAGGCAGCGAGAGCGTATCCGCCACCTCAACGCTGAATTCCGCGACGCTTTCGCAAAACGGCGCGGGCCAACCGTCCCTGAACGCGCCTCCGGGTAGCCATGATAAAGCGCAGAACTCTACGCCTTATCAGAGCCAGGTGAAAAATAACGAGCCGGCCCTGCAGGGCAACGCGCCTGCTACACCGGCCGTGGCCGCGGCGACAGAGAAGCAGGAGCTCGCCAGTTCGTCCTCTTCATCATCACCAACGGCTACTCTGGCACCGATTATGTCCAGCCATGCGACCAGTCAGACGGCCGCCACCGTCGCCCCCGCGCCGGTGTTAAGCCAGCCTCTGGGGACTCACGAATGGCAGCAGTCCCTGAGCCAGCACATCACTCTGTTCACTAAGCAGGGCCAGCAGACGGCAGAGCTGCGCCTGCATCCGGAAGATCTGGGTCAGGTGCAAATTTCGCTTAAGCTGGATGACAATCAGGCTCAGCTGCAGATGGTCTCTGCGCACAGCCATGTTCGTGCAGCACTGGAAGCCGCGCTGCCGGTACTGCGGACCTCGCTGGCGGAAAACGGCATTCAGCTTGCGCAGAGCAGCGTCAGCAGCGAGAGCTTCGCCGGGCAGCAGCAGTCCTCATCCCAGCAGCAGCACCAGGCTTCGCGTTCCGGCAACACCGGCGGTTTTAATGAAGAGAGCGATGAGTTACTGCCTGTTCCTGCCGCCCTGCAGTCCGCAGCGCGCGGTAACGGTGCCGTAGACATCTTCGCCTAAACGCCAGAGGTAGCGTGATTATCCCCGTCTTTTCCACGCTTTGACGACAGCAGGACACGGGATAATCACCTTATTAAGCTGTACCGAAACAGGAAGCTCGTATCAGATGACTGACTCCGCTATCACCAAAAAAAGTAAGCGTTCCATCTGGATCCCGCTGCTGGTGTTGATCACGCTCGCCGCCTGCGCTACCGCGGGCTATAGTTACTGGCGTATGCAGCAGGAACCGACCACCGCTGCAGCCAAAGCTGAAGCACCGCCTCCGCCGGCTCCAGTGTTCTTCCCGCTGGATACCTTCACCGTCAATCTGGGTGATGCGGATCGCGTGCTTTACGTTGGCATTACGCTGCGCCTGAAAGATGAAGCCACCCGTTCACGTCTGAACGATTACCTTCCTGAAGTGCGTAGCCGCCTTCTGCTGCTGTTCTCTCGTCAGGACGCTTCGGCGCTGGCTACCGATGTGGGTAAGCAAAAGCTGGTCGACGCCATTAAACAAACGCTGGCGACCCCGCTGGTAAACGGCCAACCTAAGCAGGAAGTCACTGACGTTCTGTATACAGCATTCATTCTGCGGTAACGACATGGGCGACAGTATTCTTTCTCAGGCAGAAATCGATGCGCTGCTCAACGGCGACAGCGATAACAATGATGATCCTAAACCGGGTATTGGCGGCGATAGCGATATACGTCCCTATGACCCGAATACCCAGCGTCGCGTGGTACGTGAACGTCTGCAGGCGCTGGAGATCATTAACGAACGTTTTGCACGTCAGTTCCGTATGGGGCTGTTTAACCTGCTGCGTCGTAGCCCGGATATTACGGTCGGTGCGATCCGCATTCAGCCGTATCATGAGTTTGCCCGCAACCTGCCGGTGCCGACCAACCTTAACCTGATTCATCTGAAGCCGCTGCGCGGCACCGGCCTGGTGGTGTTTTCGCCAAGCCTGGTGTTCATCGCGGTGGATAACCTGTTCGGTGGCGACGGGCGTTTCCCGACCAAAGTAGAAGGTCGTGAATTCACCCACACCGAACAGCGCGTCATTAACCGCATGCTGAAGCTGGCGCTGGAGTCTTATAGCGACGCGTGGAAAGCGATTAACCCGCTGGAAGTGGAGTACGTCCGTTCTGAGATGCAGGTGAAATTTACCAATATCACCACCTCCCCGAACGATATCGTCGTTAACACCCCGTTCCACGTGGAGATCGGTAACCTGACCGGCGAGTTCAACATCTGTCTGCCGTTCAGCATGATCGAACCGCTGCGCGAGCTGCTGGTGAACCCGCCGCTGGAGAACTCCCGCAACGAAGACCAGAACTGGCGTGAAAACCTGGTCCGCCAGGTCCAGCATTCGCAGCTTGAGCTGGTGGCGAGCTTCGCCGATATCCCGCTGCGGTTATCTCAGATCCTGAAATTACAACCCGGTGATGTTTTGCCGATAGAAAAACCCGACCGCATTATTGCCCATGTGGATGGTGTCCCCGTGCTGACAAGCCAGTACGGCACGATTAACGGTCAGTATGCGTTACGCGTTGAGCACTTGATCAACCCGATTTTGAATTCGCTGAATGAGGAACAGCCCAAATGAGTGACATGAACAATCCGTCCGATGAAAACAGCGGAGCACTGGACGATCTGTGGGCTGACGCGTTAAACGAGCAAAAAGCACCCCCGGCCAAAAGTGCAGCGGATGCCGTATTCCAGCAGCTCGGCGGCGGTGACGTCAGCGGCACGCTGCAGGACATCGACCTGATTATGGATATCCCGGTTAAGCTGACCGTTGAGCTGGGACGCACCCGGATGACCATTAAAGAGCTGCTGCGCCTGACGCAGGGTTCCGTGGTGGCCCTTGACGGTCTGGCCGGCGAGCCGCTGGATATTCTGATCAACGGCTATCTGATTGCCCAGGGTGAAGTGGTGGTGGTTGCCGATAAATACGGCGTACGCATCACCGACATCATTACCCCGTCTGAACGTATGCGTCGTCTGAGCCGTTAAGCATGAAAACCCAGGCAACAATATCACAGCCTTCTGCCGTTCCCGGCTCGCCTCTGCTCCAGGTGAGCGGGGCATTGTTCGGTATTATTGCCTTTATTCTTATCGCCGCCTGGCTGGCGAAGCGCTTTGGCCTGGCGGGTAAAACCGCCGGTGCCCGCGGCCTGAAGGTCAGCGCCAGCACCACGCTGGGGCCACGCGAGCGCGTGGTCATCGTCGAGGTGGACGACGCGCGCCTGGTCCTGGGCGTCACGGCCTCAAACATCAGCGTATTACACAAGCTGCCGCCCGCCCCTGTTGTGGTGGACGAGCGCGCAGAGGCCCCTGCGGATTTTCAGTCCGTCATGAAGAGTTTGCTTAAGCGTTCCGGGAGATCCTGATGCGCCGTTTGTTATCCCTGACGCTTGCGGGCGTTGCCCTGTTTACTCCCGCGGTCTATGCACAGCTGCCCGGTCTGGTCTCCACCCCTCTCGCGGGCGGCGGACAAAGCTGGTCCCTTCCGGTTCAGACGCTGGTGTTCATTACCTCGCTGACGTTTATTCCGGCCATTCTGCTGATGATGACCAGCTTCACCCGCATCATCATCGTCTTTGGTCTGCTGCGAAACGCGCTGGGAACCCCTTCTGCACCGCCAAACCAGGTTCTGCTTGGCCTGGCGCTGTTTTTGACCTTTTTCATTATGTCGCCGGTTATCGACAAGATTTATACCGACGCCTACCAGCCGTTCAGCGAAGATAAAATCTCCATGCAGGAGGCGCTGGATAAAGGCGCTCAGCCGCTGCGAGAGTTTATGCTGCGCCAGACGCGAGAAGCCGACCTGGCCCTCTTTGCCCGCCTGTCCAACACCGGCGAGCTGCAGGGACCGGAATCAGTGCCAATGCGTATTCTTCTGCCTGCCTATGTCACCAGCGAGCTGAAAACCGCGTTCCAGATTGGCTTTACCATCTTTATTCCGTTCCTGATTATCGACCTGGTGATCGCCAGCGTCCTGATGGCGCTCGGGATGATGATGGTGCCGCCCGCGACCATTGCCCTGCCCTTTAAGATCATGCTCTTTGTTCTGGTCGACGGCTGGCAGCTGCTGGTCAGTTCGCTGGCGCAGAGTTTCTACAGTTAAGGAACGGTAATGACACCCGAATCGGTCATGATGATGGGCACGGAAGCGATGAAAATCGCGATTGCCGTTGCCGCGCCGCTGCTGCTTGTTGCGCTGGTTACCGGTCTGATTATCAGTATTCTGCAGGCCGCCACGCAGATTAACGAAATGACGCTGTCGTTCATCCCGAAAATCATCGCCGTGTTCGTGGCGATTATCGTGGCCGGGCCGTGGATGCTGAACCTGTTGCTGGACTATATGCGCAACCTGTTTACCAATCTGCCGTACATCATCGGCTGACCTGACGATGCTGCACTTCACCAGCGACCAGTGGGTTCAGTGGCTCGGCGTCTATTTCTGGCCGATGCTGCGCATCATGGCGCTGATATCCACCGCCCCCATTCTCAGTGAGAAATCGATACCCAAGCGCGTGAAGGTGGGGCTGGGCATTATCATCTCCATTATCGTTGCGCCCTCTCTCCCCCCCGTGGATATTCCGATCTTCTCGGCGAACGCGGTGTGGGTGGCCCTGCAGCAGGTGATGATTGGCGTCGCCGTCGGCTTTACCATGCAGCTCGCCTTTGCCGCGGTGCGTACCGCAGGGGAACTGATCGGCCTGCAGATGGGGCTATCGTTCGCCACGTTTGTCGATCCCGGTAGTCATCTCAACATGCCCGTGCTGGCGCGTATTATCGATCTGCTCGCCATGCTGCTGTTCCTGTCGTTCAACGGCCATCTCTGGCTTATCTCCATGCTGGTGGATACCTTCCATACGCTGCCGATTGGCGAAAATCCGGTGAACAGCAACGCTTTCCTCGCGCTTACTCGCGCTGCGGGGCTGATTTTCCTCAACGGGCTGATGCTGGCGCTGCCGATCATCACCCTGCTGCTGACCGTCAACCTGGCGTTAGGTTTACTCAACCGAATGGCGCCGCAGCTTTCAGTGTTTG encodes the following:
- the fliE gene encoding flagellar hook-basal body complex protein FliE is translated as MAIQGIEGVISQLQATAMTARNQNVADQQPSISFAGQLHAALDRISDTQTAARTQAEKFTLGEPGVALNDVMTDLQKASVSLQMGIQVRNKLVSAYQEVMGMQV
- the fliF gene encoding flagellar basal-body MS-ring/collar protein FliF gives rise to the protein MSATASTAPQNKSLEWMNRLRANPKIPLIVAGAAAIAILVAMVLWAKSPDYRTLYSNLSDQDGGAIVTQLTQMNIPYRFADNGGALEVPADKVHELRLRLAQQGLPKGGAVGFELLDQEKFGISQFSEQVNYQRALEGELARTIETLGPVKSARVHLAMPKPSLFVREQKSPSASVTVNLQAGRALDEGQISAVTHLVSSAVAGLPPGNVTLVDQSGHLLTQSNTAGRDLNDAQLKYAADVENRLQRRIEAILGPVVGNSNVHAQVTAQIDFANKEQTEEQYSPNGDAAQAVMRSRQINSNEQVGGAYPGGVPGALSNQPAPANAAPISTPPANQQNGQQNNQQTTSTTSNAGPRTSSRNETTNYEVDRTIRHTKLNVGDIQRLSVAVVVNYKTLADGKPLPLTAEQMKQIENLTREAMGYSEKRGDTLNVVNSPFNSVEETGGELPFWQQQAFIDQLMSAGRWLLVLIVAWLLWRKGVRPQLQRRAEAEKAAREQMNTRQETEEAVEVRLSKDEQMQQRRANQRMGAEVMSQRIREMSDNDPRVVALVIRQWMGNEHE
- the fliG gene encoding flagellar motor switch protein FliG: MSNTLTGTDKSVILLMTIGEDRAAEVFKHLSQREVQILSAAMANVRQISNKQLTEVLAEFEQEAEQFAALNVNANDYLRSVLVKALGEERASSLLEDILETRDTASGIETLNFMEPQSAADLIRDEHPQIIATILVHLKRGQAADILALFEERLRHDVMLRIATFGGVQPAALAELTEVLNNLLDGQNLKRSKMGGVRTAAEIINLMKTQQEEAVITAVREFDGELAQKIIDEMFLFENLVEVDDRSIQRLLQEVDSESLLIALKGAEQPLREKFLRNMSQRAADILRDDLANRGPVRLSQVENEQKAILLIVRRLAETGEMVIGSGDDTYV
- the fliH gene encoding flagellar assembly protein FliH, coding for MSNELPWKRWTPDDLAPPLSEFTPAVIAAEELDPDVEQPELTEEEQQAQMLAQLQMQAHEQGYNAGLNEGRQKGHEQGYQEGLAKGLEHGIDQARQQQAPIHARMQQLVSEFQHTLDALDSVIASRLMQMALEAARQVIGQTPVVDNTALIKQIQGLLQQEPLFSGKPQLRVHPDDLQRVEESLGATLNLHGWRLRGDPSLHHGGCKVSADEGDLDASVATRWQELCRLAAPGVV
- the fliI gene encoding flagellar protein export ATPase FliI — protein: MTARLTRWLTTLDNFETKMALLPSVRRYGRLTRATGLVLEATGLQLPLGATCVIERQDGLETREVESEVVGFNGQRLFLMPLEEVEGILPGARVYAKNISGDGLQSGKQLPLGPALLGRVLDGSGKPLDGLPSPDTTETGALITQPFNPLQRTPIEHVLDTGVRPINALLTVGRGQRMGLFAGSGVGKSVLLGMMARYTQADVIVVGLIGERGREVKDFIENILGAEGRARSVVIAAPADVSPLLRMQGAAYATRIAEDFRDRGKHVLLIMDSLTRYAMAQREIALAIGEPPATKGYPPSVFAKLPALVERAGNGISGGGSITAFYTVLTEGDDQQDPIADSARAILDGHIVLSRRLAEAGHYPAIDIEASISRAMTALITEKHYARVRNFKQLLSSFQRNRDLVSVGAYAKGSDPMLDKAISLWPQLEAFLQQGIFERADWEDSIQALELIFPQV
- the fliJ gene encoding flagellar export protein FliJ, translating into MAQNSALSTLKDLAEKEVDDAALQLGAMRRGCQQAEEQLKMLIDYQHEYRTNLNTDMTQGIGSQRWINYQQFIQTLEKAIDQHRQQLNQWTQKVDTALNFWREKKQRLQAWQTLQDRQIAATTLAENRLDQKKMDEFAQRASMRKPE
- the fliK gene encoding flagellar hook length control protein FliK — encoded protein: MITLQQLLMSDSDLSGGTQTGKGTDGAQDFLSLLAGALSDATGKGKDAPLTLADLKAAGSKLSKVAQDAKGDTTLQAKIADLLSRQPALNGDETSPVTSLDTLVSGLVPLSKGDALKTLNVANGKDDGKSELSEEELAGLSALMAMLPHQQQTTASRVAGSESVSATSTLNSATLSQNGAGQPSLNAPPGSHDKAQNSTPYQSQVKNNEPALQGNAPATPAVAAATEKQELASSSSSSSPTATLAPIMSSHATSQTAATVAPAPVLSQPLGTHEWQQSLSQHITLFTKQGQQTAELRLHPEDLGQVQISLKLDDNQAQLQMVSAHSHVRAALEAALPVLRTSLAENGIQLAQSSVSSESFAGQQQSSSQQQHQASRSGNTGGFNEESDELLPVPAALQSAARGNGAVDIFA
- the fliL gene encoding flagellar basal body-associated protein FliL translates to MTDSAITKKSKRSIWIPLLVLITLAACATAGYSYWRMQQEPTTAAAKAEAPPPPAPVFFPLDTFTVNLGDADRVLYVGITLRLKDEATRSRLNDYLPEVRSRLLLLFSRQDASALATDVGKQKLVDAIKQTLATPLVNGQPKQEVTDVLYTAFILR
- the fliM gene encoding flagellar motor switch protein FliM — its product is MGDSILSQAEIDALLNGDSDNNDDPKPGIGGDSDIRPYDPNTQRRVVRERLQALEIINERFARQFRMGLFNLLRRSPDITVGAIRIQPYHEFARNLPVPTNLNLIHLKPLRGTGLVVFSPSLVFIAVDNLFGGDGRFPTKVEGREFTHTEQRVINRMLKLALESYSDAWKAINPLEVEYVRSEMQVKFTNITTSPNDIVVNTPFHVEIGNLTGEFNICLPFSMIEPLRELLVNPPLENSRNEDQNWRENLVRQVQHSQLELVASFADIPLRLSQILKLQPGDVLPIEKPDRIIAHVDGVPVLTSQYGTINGQYALRVEHLINPILNSLNEEQPK
- the fliN gene encoding flagellar motor switch protein FliN, which codes for MSDMNNPSDENSGALDDLWADALNEQKAPPAKSAADAVFQQLGGGDVSGTLQDIDLIMDIPVKLTVELGRTRMTIKELLRLTQGSVVALDGLAGEPLDILINGYLIAQGEVVVVADKYGVRITDIITPSERMRRLSR
- the fliO gene encoding flagellar biosynthetic protein FliO, translating into MKTQATISQPSAVPGSPLLQVSGALFGIIAFILIAAWLAKRFGLAGKTAGARGLKVSASTTLGPRERVVIVEVDDARLVLGVTASNISVLHKLPPAPVVVDERAEAPADFQSVMKSLLKRSGRS
- the fliP gene encoding flagellar type III secretion system pore protein FliP (The bacterial flagellar biogenesis protein FliP forms a type III secretion system (T3SS)-type pore required for flagellar assembly.): MRRLLSLTLAGVALFTPAVYAQLPGLVSTPLAGGGQSWSLPVQTLVFITSLTFIPAILLMMTSFTRIIIVFGLLRNALGTPSAPPNQVLLGLALFLTFFIMSPVIDKIYTDAYQPFSEDKISMQEALDKGAQPLREFMLRQTREADLALFARLSNTGELQGPESVPMRILLPAYVTSELKTAFQIGFTIFIPFLIIDLVIASVLMALGMMMVPPATIALPFKIMLFVLVDGWQLLVSSLAQSFYS
- the fliQ gene encoding flagellar biosynthesis protein FliQ, which encodes MTPESVMMMGTEAMKIAIAVAAPLLLVALVTGLIISILQAATQINEMTLSFIPKIIAVFVAIIVAGPWMLNLLLDYMRNLFTNLPYIIG